A window from Triticum aestivum cultivar Chinese Spring chromosome 6D, IWGSC CS RefSeq v2.1, whole genome shotgun sequence encodes these proteins:
- the LOC123140918 gene encoding uncharacterized protein yields MQGEKQTMPPSSSRDAADLISGLDDDLLLHVLCFMPEARDVARTSALSRRWRDISTRAPVLHFCVGQGGGSTTKKSSKKNKKKKKKEKEDGHMRYNEFIHNVLARRANSDAYIDTLDLSSWLWPGDSQADVWLRHAKQIVVGSMKFHVRAPSTINLTGRAVEKKPKPRLQLPRSTRATRMSLELYYGFLLLPPTVEFHALTDLTLRTIKFIDGDDDRLGSLLSSSLCCPRLRKLTLHNLSGLEELQLNGSTLEILDLDDLSVRRLVVDAPRLSALRLGFHFMEYDDEDEHTSLTVRAPALQTPNSSIQLGYCQTPKTTARV; encoded by the coding sequence ATGCAGGGCGAAAAGCAGACgatgccgccgtcgtcgtcgcgcgACGCCGCAGACCTAATCAGCGGCCTGGATGATGACCTCCTCCTCCACGTCCTGTGCTTCATGCCCGAAGCACGCGACGTCGCACGCACGTCCGCGCTCTCGAGGCGGTGGCGCGACATCTCGACGCGCGCCCCCGTCCTCCACTTCTGCGTCGGGCAAGGTGGCGGCAGTACCACGAAGAAGAGTagtaagaagaacaagaagaagaagaaaaaggagaaggagGATGGCCACATGCGGTACAACGAATTTATACACAACGTCCTCGCGCGACGAGCCAATAGCGACGCCTACATCGACACGCTCGATTTGAGCAGCTGGCTCTGGCCCGGCGATTCGCAAGCAGACGTGTGGCTCCGCCATGCCAAGCAGATCGTGGTTGGTTCCATGAAATTCCACGTGCGCGCACCGTCGACGATCAATCTGACGGGACGAGCGGTCGAGAAAAAGCCAAAGCCCAGGCTGCAGCTGCCTCGCTCCACGAGGGCGACAAGGATGTCACTGGAGTTGTACTATGGCTTCCTTCTGCTCCCGCCGACGGTAGAGTTTCACGCGCTAACCGACCTCACTCTCCGCACCATAAAATTCATCGACGGCGACGACGACCGTCTCGGCAGCCTGCTATCGTCCTCCTTGTGCTGCCCGAGGCTGCGAAAGCTAACACTCCATAACCTGTCCGGGCTGGAGGAGCTTCAGCTCAATGGCAGCACGCTGGAGATCTTGGATCTGGATGACCTCTCCGTGAGACGATTGGTTGTCGACGCCCCACGGCTCTCGGCGCTCCGCCTCGGGTTCCACTTCATGGAGTACGACGACGAAGACGAGCACACCAGCCTCACCGTCCGAGCACCGGCACTGCAGACACCGAATTCCTCCATACAGCTCGGCTATTGCCAGACACCGAAAACTACTGCAAGAGTGTAG